The Streptomyces sp. HSG2 genome has a segment encoding these proteins:
- the treZ gene encoding malto-oligosyltrehalose trehalohydrolase produces the protein MRFDVWAPEAERVTLHCDGSSVAMRRDPGRAGWWSGTAEAADGSRYGFAVDGGPIRPDPRSRRQPEGPDGPSAVVDHARYAWRSRWGGRGLHGAVLYELHVGTFTAAGTLDAAAERLAHVAGLGVTHVELMPLCPFPGRHGWGYDGVSPWAVHEPYGGPEALKRFVDRAHDLGLGVVLDVVHNHLGPSGNHLPAFGPYFTEAHRTPWGQAVNLDAPGSDEVRSFLIGSALAWLRDYRIDGLRLDAVHALVDTRARHFLEELSTAVDALAVETGRPLFLIAESDLNDPRLITPRGQGGLGVHAQWNDDFHHALHTALTGESTGYYADFAPDPLGALAKTLRRGWFHEGDHSVFRGRGHGRPLDRARLSGHRLLGYAQTHDQVGNRARGERLSALVSPGLSACAATLVLTAPFTPMLFMGEEWAAATPWQYFADHTDPELADAVRHGRRREFAAHGWCEDEVPDPQDPATRERSCLDWSESERPPHSRVLAWYRTLIALRHAWPDLTDPDLGDTRVAWDHDDHRWVAFRRGSLKVAVNLGPSPADIPVGARPARVLAAWEPVRAPGADGALRVPGETGVVLLQD, from the coding sequence GTGCGGTTCGATGTGTGGGCACCGGAGGCCGAGCGAGTGACGCTGCACTGCGACGGTTCGTCCGTCGCGATGCGACGCGACCCGGGGCGGGCGGGCTGGTGGTCGGGGACGGCCGAGGCCGCAGACGGTTCACGCTACGGGTTCGCGGTGGACGGGGGGCCGATCCGCCCGGATCCCCGGTCGCGCCGCCAGCCCGAAGGACCGGACGGGCCGAGCGCGGTGGTGGACCACGCCCGGTATGCCTGGCGCAGCCGGTGGGGCGGGCGCGGACTGCACGGCGCCGTGCTCTACGAGCTGCACGTGGGGACCTTCACCGCGGCGGGGACGCTGGACGCCGCGGCGGAGCGGCTGGCACACGTGGCCGGGCTGGGGGTGACCCACGTGGAGCTGATGCCGCTGTGTCCCTTCCCGGGCCGGCACGGCTGGGGGTACGACGGGGTGTCGCCCTGGGCGGTGCACGAGCCGTACGGCGGGCCCGAGGCGCTGAAGCGCTTCGTCGACCGGGCCCACGACCTCGGACTCGGCGTGGTCCTCGACGTGGTGCACAACCACCTCGGTCCCTCCGGCAACCATCTGCCCGCCTTCGGGCCGTACTTCACGGAGGCCCACCGCACCCCGTGGGGCCAGGCCGTCAACCTGGACGCGCCCGGCTCCGACGAGGTCCGCTCCTTCCTGATCGGCAGCGCCCTGGCCTGGTTGCGCGACTACCGGATCGACGGGCTGCGGTTGGACGCCGTGCACGCGCTGGTGGACACCCGGGCACGACACTTCCTGGAGGAGTTGTCGACGGCGGTCGACGCGTTGGCCGTCGAGACCGGCCGCCCCCTGTTCCTGATCGCCGAGTCCGACCTCAACGACCCTCGGCTCATCACCCCGCGCGGACAGGGTGGGCTGGGCGTCCACGCCCAGTGGAACGACGACTTCCACCACGCCCTGCACACCGCCCTGACCGGGGAGTCGACCGGCTACTACGCCGACTTCGCCCCCGACCCGCTGGGCGCCCTGGCCAAGACCCTGCGCCGCGGCTGGTTCCACGAGGGCGACCACTCGGTCTTCCGGGGGCGGGGCCACGGGCGCCCGCTGGACCGCGCCCGGCTGTCCGGCCACCGGTTGTTGGGCTACGCGCAGACGCACGATCAGGTCGGCAACCGGGCCCGGGGCGAGCGGCTCTCGGCACTGGTCTCCCCCGGGCTGTCGGCCTGCGCGGCGACGCTCGTGCTGACCGCGCCGTTCACTCCCATGCTGTTCATGGGCGAGGAGTGGGCGGCGGCCACGCCCTGGCAGTACTTCGCCGACCACACCGACCCCGAGCTGGCCGACGCGGTCCGGCACGGCAGACGGCGGGAGTTCGCCGCACACGGCTGGTGCGAGGACGAGGTGCCCGACCCGCAGGACCCGGCCACCAGGGAGCGTTCCTGCCTCGACTGGTCGGAATCCGAACGCCCGCCGCACTCCCGCGTGCTCGCCTGGTACCGCACCCTGATCGCCCTCCGGCACGCGTGGCCCGACCTCACCGACCCCGACCTCGGCGACACCAGGGTCGCCTGGGACCACGACGACCACCGCTGGGTTGCGTTCCGCCGCGGCTCGCTGAAGGTGGCCGTCAACCTCGGCCCGTCGCCCGCCGACATCCCGGTCGGGGCTCGCCCGGCCCGGGTCCTCGCCGCGTGGGAACCGGTCCGGGCACCCGGCGCGGACGGCGCGCTGCGAGTGCCCGGAGAGACCGGTGTGGTTCTCCTTCAGGACTGA
- the cyc2 gene encoding germacradienol/geosmin synthase Cyc2, producing the protein MTQQPFELPHFYMPYPARLNPHLDEARAHSAAWARDMGMLEGSGVWEQADLDAHDYGLLCAHTHPDCDGPALSLITDWYVWVFFFDDHFLERYKRTQDRAAGKAHLDRLPSFMPLDLAQEIPEPANPVEAGLADLWARTVPAMSVDWRRRFAVSTEHLLNESLWELSNINEGRVANPVEYIEMRRKVGGAPWSAGLVEYATAEVPASVAASRPLRVLMETFSDGVHLRNDLFSYQREVQDEGELSNGVLVLETFFDCGTQEAADAVNDVLTSRLHQFEHTACTEVPALAVERGLTPEEVAAVAAYAKGLQDWQAGGHAWHLSSSRYMNAGTSGPDTPWRAPISVGSAGDVRALLAAAGAERLRSYTNVPFQKVGPSIIPDILMPFPLRLSPALDGSRRHLAEWAERMGILGEGVWDEDKLAGCDLALCAAGLAPDATQGQLDLASDWLAFGTYGDDYYPLVFGHRRDLAAARLTTARLSACMPLDGEPVPPPVNAMERSLIDLWTRTTAHMTPEQRRPLRAAVDVMTESWVWEVSNQLQNRVPDPVDYLEMRRATFGSDLTLGLCRAGHGPAVPPDIYRSGPVRSLENAAIDYACLLNDVFSYQKEIEYEGEVHNAVLVVQNFFGVDYPRALTVVHDLMTQRMRQFQHVVAHELPVLYDDYALSDEARDVMRGYVEDLRNWMAAILNWHRQVPRYKADYLARRTHGFLPDRAPAVPVPRSAALSLPG; encoded by the coding sequence ATGACGCAGCAGCCCTTCGAACTCCCGCACTTCTACATGCCGTATCCCGCGCGGCTCAACCCCCACCTCGACGAGGCCCGTGCCCACTCCGCGGCCTGGGCCCGCGACATGGGGATGCTGGAGGGGTCGGGGGTCTGGGAGCAGGCCGACCTGGACGCCCACGATTACGGCCTGCTCTGCGCCCACACCCACCCCGACTGCGACGGACCGGCCCTGTCGCTGATCACGGACTGGTACGTGTGGGTCTTCTTCTTCGACGACCACTTCCTGGAGAGGTACAAGCGCACCCAGGACCGCGCCGCCGGCAAGGCCCACCTGGACCGCCTGCCGTCGTTCATGCCGCTCGACCTCGCACAGGAGATCCCGGAGCCGGCGAACCCGGTGGAGGCGGGACTGGCCGACCTGTGGGCCCGCACGGTGCCCGCCATGTCGGTGGACTGGCGCCGCCGTTTCGCCGTGTCCACCGAGCACCTGCTCAACGAGTCCCTGTGGGAACTGTCCAACATCAACGAGGGGCGGGTCGCCAACCCCGTCGAGTACATCGAGATGCGACGCAAGGTGGGAGGGGCCCCCTGGTCGGCCGGGCTCGTCGAATACGCCACGGCCGAGGTGCCGGCCTCCGTCGCGGCTTCCCGACCCCTGCGGGTGCTGATGGAGACCTTCTCCGACGGCGTGCACCTGCGCAACGACCTGTTCTCCTACCAGCGGGAGGTACAGGACGAGGGGGAACTGAGCAACGGGGTGCTGGTCCTGGAGACCTTCTTCGACTGCGGCACCCAGGAGGCCGCCGACGCCGTCAACGACGTCCTCACCTCCCGGCTGCACCAGTTCGAGCACACCGCCTGCACCGAGGTGCCCGCTCTGGCGGTGGAGCGAGGGCTCACCCCGGAGGAGGTCGCCGCCGTCGCCGCCTACGCCAAGGGGCTCCAGGACTGGCAGGCCGGAGGCCACGCCTGGCACCTCAGCTCCAGCCGCTACATGAACGCCGGCACGTCCGGCCCCGACACCCCGTGGCGGGCGCCCATCTCCGTCGGCTCAGCCGGCGACGTCCGCGCCCTGCTGGCCGCCGCCGGCGCGGAACGACTGCGCTCTTACACCAACGTCCCCTTCCAAAAGGTCGGCCCCTCGATCATCCCGGACATCCTCATGCCCTTCCCGCTGAGGCTCAGCCCGGCCCTCGACGGCTCACGCCGGCACCTAGCCGAGTGGGCGGAGCGCATGGGCATCCTCGGCGAGGGGGTCTGGGACGAGGACAAGCTCGCCGGCTGCGACCTCGCGCTCTGCGCGGCCGGCCTGGCCCCCGATGCCACCCAGGGCCAACTCGACCTCGCATCGGACTGGCTGGCCTTCGGTACCTACGGCGACGACTACTACCCGCTCGTCTTCGGCCACCGCAGGGACCTCGCCGCGGCCCGGCTGACCACGGCCCGCCTGTCGGCCTGCATGCCCCTGGACGGGGAGCCGGTGCCACCGCCCGTCAACGCCATGGAACGCTCGCTGATCGACCTGTGGACCCGCACCACCGCCCACATGACACCCGAGCAGCGCCGTCCGCTCCGGGCGGCCGTCGACGTGATGACCGAATCCTGGGTCTGGGAGGTCTCCAACCAGCTCCAGAACCGTGTCCCCGACCCGGTGGACTACCTGGAGATGCGGCGTGCCACCTTCGGGTCCGATCTGACCCTCGGGCTCTGCCGTGCCGGACACGGTCCGGCCGTTCCGCCCGACATCTATCGCAGCGGGCCCGTGCGCTCCTTGGAGAACGCCGCCATCGACTACGCCTGCCTGCTCAACGACGTGTTCTCCTACCAGAAGGAGATCGAGTACGAGGGCGAGGTCCACAACGCCGTCCTGGTCGTGCAGAACTTCTTCGGCGTCGACTACCCGAGGGCCCTCACCGTCGTGCACGACCTGATGACACAGCGGATGCGTCAGTTCCAGCACGTCGTGGCCCACGAACTGCCGGTCCTGTACGACGACTACGCTCTCTCCGACGAGGCGAGGGACGTCATGCGGGGCTACGTCGAGGATCTGCGGAACTGGATGGCGGCCATCCTCAACTGGCATCGCCAGGTGCCCCGGTACAAGGCGGACTACCTGGCCAGGCGGACGCACGGCTTCCTCCCGGACCGTGCTCCCGCCGTGCCCGTTCCCCGGTCGGCGGCGCTCTCCCTGCCCGGCTGA
- a CDS encoding ScbR family autoregulator-binding transcription factor yields the protein MARQLRAEQTRATIITATADLFDRQGYENTSLSDIVAHAHVTKGALYFHFAAKEDLAHAIMELQSRTSRRLAADLDTRGYSPLESLMRLTFGIARLSVEGPILRAGLRLANEGHEVRPPLTHPYTEWMELASTRLSRALDTADLHPDVDVDAVSHALVASFVGTDVVGRTLDALDLRPRRVAEMWRLMIRSLVPVTRRARYVALAAGLEREVGRS from the coding sequence ATGGCGAGACAGCTACGCGCCGAGCAGACGCGCGCGACGATCATCACGGCCACCGCCGACCTGTTCGACCGGCAGGGCTATGAGAACACCAGTCTCAGCGACATCGTGGCGCACGCGCACGTCACCAAGGGAGCCCTCTACTTCCACTTCGCCGCGAAGGAGGATCTGGCCCACGCCATCATGGAGTTGCAGTCGCGTACCTCGCGTCGTCTCGCGGCGGATCTGGACACGAGGGGGTACTCCCCGTTGGAGTCCCTGATGCGACTGACGTTCGGCATCGCCCGGCTCTCCGTCGAGGGGCCGATACTCCGGGCCGGACTCCGGCTCGCCAACGAAGGCCACGAGGTCCGGCCGCCCCTGACGCATCCCTACACCGAGTGGATGGAACTGGCCTCCACCCGGCTCTCCCGGGCGCTGGACACCGCGGACCTGCACCCCGACGTCGACGTCGACGCGGTCAGTCACGCCCTCGTCGCCTCCTTCGTCGGCACCGATGTCGTGGGGCGCACGCTGGACGCCCTGGACCTTCGGCCCCGCCGGGTCGCCGAGATGTGGCGACTGATGATCCGGTCCCTGGTGCCGGTCACCCGACGCGCCCGCTACGTCGCGCTCGCCGCGGGCTTGGAGCGCGAGGTCGGTCGATCCTGA
- a CDS encoding ABC transporter substrate-binding protein has translation MASTRRYGRFRTRHPGAGAFMAVLAAATLLVGCASGGGTDPLSGGRAEEGTVVVGSNNFAESTLLADIYGEAMRAKGVRVAYKHNIGSRETTYGLMRNGSVTVLPEYNGALLSYFDPEAAPETVEETTAAIEERLDEGLALLRPSRAENKDSVSVNAETAREYGLTSESSIADLADVAGELVIGGSPEFQTRHQGLAGLESVYGVEFASFKALDAGGPLTRTALKDDTVQAADLFTTDPAIDREGFVVLRDPENLFGFQNVQPLVREDDMPAEAVLALDAVSAALDTATLMELDARVQLDKEDPMDVAEDWLRSAGLG, from the coding sequence ATGGCTTCCACCAGACGCTACGGCAGGTTCAGGACGAGACACCCGGGTGCCGGGGCGTTCATGGCCGTGTTGGCCGCCGCGACGCTGCTGGTGGGGTGCGCCTCCGGCGGCGGGACCGACCCGCTCTCGGGCGGGCGGGCGGAGGAGGGCACGGTCGTCGTCGGCTCGAACAACTTCGCGGAGAGCACGCTGTTGGCCGACATCTACGGCGAGGCCATGCGGGCCAAGGGCGTCCGGGTGGCGTACAAGCACAACATCGGCAGCCGGGAGACGACGTACGGTCTCATGCGGAACGGCTCCGTCACCGTCCTTCCCGAGTACAACGGTGCCCTGCTCTCCTACTTCGACCCGGAGGCCGCGCCGGAGACGGTCGAGGAGACCACCGCCGCGATCGAGGAACGCCTCGACGAAGGACTCGCCCTGCTCCGGCCGTCGCGCGCGGAGAACAAGGACTCGGTGAGCGTCAACGCCGAGACCGCGCGCGAGTACGGGCTGACCTCCGAGTCCTCCATCGCCGACCTGGCCGACGTCGCGGGCGAGCTGGTGATCGGCGGATCGCCGGAGTTCCAGACCCGCCACCAGGGCCTGGCCGGGTTGGAATCGGTCTACGGGGTGGAGTTCGCGTCCTTCAAGGCGCTCGACGCAGGCGGTCCGCTGACCCGGACGGCGTTGAAGGACGACACCGTGCAGGCCGCCGACCTGTTCACCACCGACCCGGCCATCGACCGGGAGGGCTTCGTCGTGCTGCGCGATCCGGAGAATCTCTTCGGCTTCCAGAACGTGCAACCACTGGTGCGGGAGGACGACATGCCGGCGGAGGCCGTCCTGGCGCTCGACGCGGTGTCCGCCGCCCTCGACACCGCGACCCTGATGGAACTGGACGCCCGCGTCCAACTGGACAAGGAGGACCCGATGGACGTCGCCGAGGACTGGCTCCGATCGGCGGGCCTGGGCTGA
- a CDS encoding ABC transporter permease has translation MNVWNFAVAFFGDATQWQGYDGIPHRLLEHARYSLLALALAALIGLPAGLLTGHTGRGGDALAFVATAARALPSFGLLVLMAVLLGIGLLPAMIPLVVLAVPPILVTTYEAVRSVDPAAVDAARGSGMTESGVLFHVELPVALPLVLSGLRSAAVQIVSTATIAAYVGLGGVGRYIVDGLYQRDYGKVVGGATLVAALALVTLAIFWAAGRLLVSPGTRRG, from the coding sequence GTGAACGTGTGGAACTTCGCCGTCGCGTTCTTCGGCGACGCGACGCAGTGGCAGGGGTACGACGGGATCCCGCACCGACTGCTGGAGCACGCCCGATACTCCTTGCTCGCCCTGGCCCTCGCCGCGCTGATCGGACTTCCCGCCGGCCTGCTCACCGGACACACCGGACGAGGTGGCGACGCGCTGGCGTTCGTCGCCACCGCCGCCCGCGCGCTGCCCAGCTTCGGCCTGCTCGTCCTGATGGCGGTACTGCTCGGCATCGGACTGCTGCCGGCGATGATCCCGCTCGTGGTCCTGGCGGTGCCGCCGATCCTGGTCACCACCTACGAAGCGGTGCGCTCCGTCGACCCCGCCGCGGTGGACGCCGCGCGCGGGTCGGGCATGACCGAGTCGGGCGTGCTGTTCCACGTGGAACTGCCCGTCGCGCTGCCCCTCGTCCTGAGCGGCCTGCGGTCGGCGGCCGTGCAGATCGTCTCCACCGCCACGATCGCCGCCTACGTGGGACTGGGGGGCGTCGGCCGGTACATCGTCGACGGCCTCTACCAGCGGGACTACGGCAAGGTGGTCGGAGGGGCGACGCTCGTCGCCGCACTGGCCCTGGTCACGCTCGCGATCTTCTGGGCCGCCGGCAGGCTGCTGGTGTCCCCGGGAACGCGCCGCGGGTGA
- a CDS encoding ABC transporter permease subunit — translation MNGFLDIPSDLQNTYAGLIGLHLREALVPVLVGLLLALPIAQLCVRVPRIYPPVLGATTVLYAIPSLAFFVVLIDYTGQTELTVMIPLAVYSLVVLVPAIVDGVRSVPEETLAAATAMGFGPVRRYTRVQLPIAAPAIVAGLRVATVSGISLVSVGALIGNQGALGNLLAAAQKYDRPELAVTAVLTIAALAVVCDALLVGARALMTPWMPRPERRGGRSGARTSSAGEGRSR, via the coding sequence GTGAACGGCTTTCTCGACATCCCGAGCGACCTGCAGAACACCTACGCCGGCCTGATCGGCCTGCACCTGCGGGAGGCGCTTGTCCCCGTCCTCGTGGGGCTGCTGCTGGCGCTGCCGATCGCCCAACTGTGCGTGCGGGTGCCCCGGATCTACCCACCGGTGCTGGGGGCGACGACCGTGCTCTACGCCATCCCGTCGCTGGCCTTCTTCGTCGTGCTGATCGACTACACCGGACAGACCGAGCTGACGGTGATGATCCCTCTCGCCGTCTACAGCCTGGTGGTGCTGGTGCCGGCCATCGTCGACGGCGTCCGGTCGGTGCCCGAGGAGACCCTGGCCGCGGCCACCGCCATGGGCTTCGGCCCCGTACGCCGCTACACGCGGGTGCAGTTGCCGATCGCGGCCCCCGCCATCGTCGCCGGCCTGCGTGTGGCGACGGTGTCCGGGATCTCCCTGGTCAGCGTGGGTGCCCTGATCGGCAATCAGGGCGCGCTCGGCAACCTGCTCGCCGCCGCGCAGAAGTACGACCGACCGGAGTTGGCGGTGACCGCGGTGCTCACCATCGCGGCGCTCGCGGTGGTCTGCGACGCCCTGTTGGTCGGAGCCCGCGCCCTGATGACACCGTGGATGCCGCGCCCCGAACGTCGAGGCGGCCGGAGCGGTGCTCGCACGTCGAGCGCCGGGGAGGGGCGATCGCGGTGA
- a CDS encoding ABC transporter ATP-binding protein, which produces MIRMESVTKRYPDGTVAVDRLSLEIPERSITVLVGPSGCGKTTTLRMINRMVEPTEGAVFLDGVDIRERPVTALRRSMGYVIQNAGLFPHRTVLDNIATVPRLLGVGRRECRVRAGELMDRVGLDAALGRRYPYQLSGGQRQRVGVARALAADPPVLLMDEPFSAVDPVVRKDLQGELLRLQDDLGKTVVFVTHDIDEAVRLGTRVAVLRKGGGLAQVAPPADLLADPADEFVEDFLGADRGIRRLSFFPSSAVRLTTTPVVRIDATAERMAAAEGVPRLLMTDAEGRPLGWGEPGPRAAGDPDGRRLVPYGRPFTPGVDSLRVALDRAVLSPTGWAVAVDADGRVVGVVSQAAIGEAIRESRARETEEAGAER; this is translated from the coding sequence TTGATACGGATGGAATCAGTGACCAAGCGGTACCCGGACGGCACCGTGGCGGTCGATCGACTCTCCCTGGAGATACCCGAGCGGTCGATCACCGTCCTGGTCGGCCCCTCAGGCTGCGGCAAGACCACGACGCTGCGGATGATCAACAGGATGGTGGAGCCCACCGAGGGCGCGGTGTTCCTCGATGGCGTCGACATCCGCGAACGCCCCGTCACCGCTCTGCGCAGGTCCATGGGCTACGTCATCCAGAACGCCGGGCTGTTCCCCCACCGCACGGTCCTCGACAACATCGCGACGGTGCCCCGGCTGCTCGGCGTCGGAAGACGGGAGTGCCGGGTCCGCGCCGGCGAGCTCATGGACCGGGTCGGACTCGACGCTGCCCTCGGCCGCCGGTACCCGTACCAGCTCTCCGGTGGTCAGCGACAGCGCGTCGGCGTCGCACGGGCCCTCGCCGCCGACCCCCCGGTGCTGCTGATGGACGAGCCCTTCTCCGCGGTCGACCCGGTGGTCCGCAAGGACCTCCAGGGCGAACTGCTGCGTCTCCAGGACGACCTGGGCAAGACCGTCGTCTTCGTCACGCACGACATCGACGAGGCGGTGAGACTGGGCACCCGGGTCGCCGTACTGCGGAAGGGCGGCGGGCTCGCCCAGGTCGCGCCGCCCGCCGACCTGCTGGCCGACCCCGCGGACGAGTTCGTCGAGGACTTCCTCGGCGCCGACCGCGGCATCCGGCGCCTGTCCTTCTTCCCGTCCTCCGCCGTGCGGTTGACGACCACTCCCGTGGTGCGGATCGACGCGACCGCCGAGCGGATGGCCGCCGCCGAGGGCGTCCCCCGCCTGCTGATGACCGACGCCGAGGGACGCCCACTCGGCTGGGGGGAGCCGGGTCCTCGGGCCGCCGGTGATCCGGACGGTCGCCGACTGGTGCCGTACGGACGCCCTTTCACCCCCGGGGTCGACTCCCTCCGCGTCGCGTTGGACCGCGCCGTGCTCTCGCCGACGGGGTGGGCGGTCGCCGTCGACGCCGACGGCCGGGTCGTCGGCGTGGTCTCCCAGGCCGCCATCGGCGAGGCGATACGCGAATCGCGCGCGCGGGAGACCGAGGAAGCGGGGGCGGAGCGGTGA
- a CDS encoding NAD-dependent epimerase/dehydratase family protein: MRVLVTGGAGFIGSHVVEALRARGHHPVVYDVRVDPASDVRDPEAVRRALSGVDAVSHQAAMVGLGTGFADAADYVSHNDLGTAVLLAEMARADVRRLVLAGSMVVYGEGRYVCARHGAVRPGPRAVVDLAAGRFDPPCPDCGAELSPERVVESAPPDPRNVYATTKLAQEHLAAAWARSTGGAAVSLRYHNVYGPRMPRDTPYAGVASFFRSALARGEPPRVFEDGRQQRDFVHVRDVAAANVAALEAGSPAGTLEAYNTGSGEPHTVGEMARALAAAHGGPEPVVTGDYRLGDVRHITADSARLRKELGWRPEVEFTKGVAEFALS, encoded by the coding sequence ATGCGTGTACTGGTCACCGGCGGTGCCGGTTTCATCGGGTCCCATGTCGTCGAAGCCCTGCGGGCGCGCGGCCACCACCCCGTGGTGTACGACGTCCGCGTCGATCCCGCGTCGGACGTGCGGGACCCGGAGGCGGTGCGTCGCGCGCTGTCCGGGGTGGACGCGGTGAGTCACCAGGCCGCGATGGTCGGACTCGGCACGGGCTTCGCGGACGCGGCGGACTACGTCTCCCACAACGACCTCGGCACGGCCGTGCTGCTGGCCGAGATGGCGCGGGCCGATGTGCGGCGCCTGGTGCTGGCGGGGTCCATGGTCGTGTACGGGGAGGGCCGCTACGTATGCGCCCGACACGGCGCGGTCCGCCCTGGTCCCCGCGCCGTGGTGGACCTGGCCGCGGGGAGGTTCGATCCGCCCTGTCCCGACTGCGGCGCGGAGTTGTCGCCCGAGCGGGTGGTCGAGAGCGCTCCGCCGGACCCACGGAACGTGTACGCGACGACCAAGCTCGCCCAGGAGCACCTGGCCGCCGCCTGGGCCCGCTCCACCGGCGGGGCGGCCGTCAGCCTGCGATACCACAACGTGTACGGCCCGCGCATGCCCCGGGACACCCCCTACGCGGGGGTCGCCTCCTTCTTCCGCTCCGCGCTGGCGCGGGGCGAGCCTCCGAGGGTCTTCGAGGACGGGCGCCAGCAACGGGACTTCGTCCACGTCCGGGACGTCGCCGCCGCCAACGTCGCCGCTCTGGAGGCGGGTTCCCCGGCGGGCACGCTGGAGGCCTACAACACGGGCAGCGGCGAGCCGCACACCGTCGGCGAGATGGCACGGGCGCTGGCCGCCGCCCACGGCGGGCCGGAGCCCGTGGTGACGGGCGACTACCGACTGGGGGACGTGCGGCACATCACCGCCGACTCCGCTCGGCTCCGGAAGGAGTTGGGCTGGCGGCCCGAGGTGGAGTTCACAAAGGGCGTGGCGGAGTTCGCCCTGTCTTGA
- a CDS encoding IS4 family transposase: MTRIVPFELVDAVLVECGTVQQRLRKLPARVIVYLLLAAALFEDCGYREVWRKLTGALVGLPLVKVTATALWHARCRLGVRPMRALFDVLRGPVSAIRTTGARWKGLLVVAIDGTHLDVADDEAVRAKLGKGSNQYTAASGYPQVMLVALVACGTRAVIDAVFGPRKPGESVLGRRLARSLTNDMIVLLDRGFSSNPFLTTVAGAGADFLARLSSGRKPPVLAVFADGSFLSRIGDIEVRVIICEITIATSAGRRTGAYRLATTLLDHRTHPAFDLVRLYHERWEVESAYFEIKKSMLGRRVLRSRTWPGIAQEIYALLTAYQVIRIAIADAAQASGADPDRCSFSIALNTARDQIVQAQGVIADTVIDLVGAIGHAVLGTLMPARRIRLGPRAVKRPLSRYAYKSIKVDRHTYKATISIDILTSAPEP, from the coding sequence TTGACCCGGATCGTTCCGTTCGAGCTGGTCGATGCCGTGCTTGTCGAGTGCGGAACGGTCCAGCAACGGCTGCGGAAACTGCCCGCGCGGGTCATTGTCTACCTGCTGCTGGCCGCAGCCCTGTTCGAGGACTGCGGCTATCGCGAGGTATGGCGCAAGCTCACCGGCGCCCTGGTGGGGCTGCCCCTGGTGAAAGTGACCGCGACCGCGCTGTGGCACGCCCGCTGCCGGCTCGGCGTGCGCCCGATGCGAGCCCTGTTCGACGTCCTGCGCGGACCCGTCTCCGCGATCCGTACGACCGGAGCACGCTGGAAGGGCCTGCTCGTCGTCGCGATCGACGGTACCCACCTGGACGTCGCCGACGACGAAGCGGTCCGCGCCAAGCTGGGCAAGGGGTCCAACCAGTACACCGCCGCCTCGGGATACCCGCAGGTCATGCTGGTGGCCCTGGTCGCCTGCGGCACCCGCGCGGTCATCGACGCGGTCTTCGGGCCCCGCAAGCCCGGCGAGTCCGTCCTGGGCCGCCGCCTGGCACGCTCCCTGACCAACGACATGATCGTCCTGCTGGACCGGGGATTCTCCTCCAATCCGTTCCTGACGACCGTCGCCGGCGCCGGAGCGGACTTCCTCGCCCGTCTCTCCTCGGGACGCAAGCCGCCCGTCCTGGCCGTCTTTGCGGACGGCTCGTTCCTGTCCAGGATCGGTGACATCGAGGTCCGCGTCATCATCTGCGAGATCACCATCGCCACCAGCGCGGGCCGCCGCACCGGCGCCTACCGGCTGGCCACCACGCTCCTTGACCATCGCACCCACCCGGCATTCGACCTGGTCAGGCTCTATCACGAGCGCTGGGAAGTGGAATCGGCCTACTTCGAGATCAAGAAATCGATGCTCGGCCGACGCGTCCTGCGCTCTCGGACCTGGCCCGGCATCGCCCAGGAGATCTACGCTCTCCTGACCGCCTACCAGGTGATCCGGATCGCCATAGCCGACGCTGCCCAGGCATCCGGCGCCGATCCCGACCGATGCAGCTTCTCCATCGCCCTGAACACCGCCCGTGACCAGATCGTCCAGGCTCAAGGCGTGATCGCCGACACCGTCATCGACCTCGTCGGCGCGATCGGGCACGCGGTCCTGGGCACTCTCATGCCCGCCCGGCGAATCCGCCTCGGCCCCCGCGCGGTCAAACGGCCCTTGTCCCGATACGCCTACAAGAGCATCAAAGTCGACCGCCACACGTACAAGGCCACCATCAGCATCGACATCTTGACGTCGGCTCCCGAACCCTAA
- a CDS encoding Arc family DNA-binding protein yields MEPEKRISLRLPADPHERLVEKARTDRRSLNSEIVHLLEAALGPVGGDNQSP; encoded by the coding sequence ATGGAACCTGAGAAGCGGATCTCTCTCCGCCTGCCCGCTGACCCGCATGAACGCCTCGTCGAGAAGGCCCGGACCGACCGACGGTCCCTCAACTCCGAGATCGTCCACCTACTTGAGGCCGCCCTCGGCCCGGTGGGTGGAGACAACCAATCGCCCTGA